The proteins below come from a single Piscinibacter gummiphilus genomic window:
- a CDS encoding RNase H family protein, giving the protein MTSPICPGCSQPAKLLTGGQLYPHLAHNANLRAKYFWRCDPCDATVGCHPKSGGNGDGTKPLGTLAGPELRRRRHVVHGMLDPLWQRHGRARNEVYATLANAMGISKEQCHVGMFTLEQCDKAIKVLKDITSVKRVATPSCIEIYTDGSSTGKVGPGGWGFVARDPDGDDVEQFGGANDTTNNRMEMMAIIKAMEWAAGRRCRIFSDSQLCVNTLTTWAAGWKRRGWRKADGGEVLNLDLVKQAHELYQRGNVTALWVRGHAGNELNERADRLANRGRAEVAEQLV; this is encoded by the coding sequence ATGACCTCGCCAATCTGCCCCGGCTGCAGCCAGCCGGCGAAGCTGCTCACCGGCGGCCAGCTCTACCCCCACCTGGCGCACAACGCCAACCTGCGGGCCAAGTACTTCTGGCGCTGCGACCCGTGCGATGCGACCGTGGGCTGCCACCCAAAGAGCGGCGGCAACGGCGACGGCACCAAGCCACTCGGCACGCTCGCCGGGCCCGAGCTCCGGCGCCGTCGGCACGTCGTGCACGGCATGCTGGACCCGCTCTGGCAGCGGCACGGCCGCGCGCGCAATGAGGTCTACGCCACCCTGGCCAACGCCATGGGCATCAGCAAGGAGCAGTGCCACGTCGGGATGTTCACGCTCGAGCAGTGTGACAAGGCAATCAAGGTGCTGAAGGACATCACATCGGTCAAGCGCGTCGCCACGCCCAGCTGCATCGAGATCTACACCGACGGCAGCTCGACCGGCAAGGTCGGGCCGGGCGGCTGGGGCTTTGTTGCGCGCGACCCTGACGGCGACGACGTCGAGCAGTTCGGCGGCGCCAACGACACCACCAACAACCGCATGGAGATGATGGCCATCATCAAGGCGATGGAGTGGGCGGCCGGCCGGCGCTGCCGCATCTTCAGCGACAGCCAGTTGTGCGTGAACACGCTGACTACCTGGGCGGCCGGCTGGAAGCGGCGCGGCTGGCGCAAGGCCGACGGCGGCGAGGTGCTCAACCTCGACCTGGTCAAGCAGGCGCACGAGCTCTACCAGCGCGGCAACGTCACGGCCCTGTGGGTGCGCGGGCACGCCGGCAACGAGCTGAACGAGCGCGCCGATCGCCTGGCGAACCGCGGCCGCGCCGAGGTTGCAGAACAGCTTGTTTGA